In Leptidea sinapis chromosome 28, ilLepSina1.1, whole genome shotgun sequence, a single genomic region encodes these proteins:
- the LOC126973049 gene encoding uncharacterized protein LOC126973049 has protein sequence MREAGGQRSGFSILCGIDIVIVLIINYFILGAPLSELYYPKLSYFDILLILVLFNFTVDELQKKWKHLRDYYVKEKKQDNTRSGSAAPKKRKNSYFELLRFLDVVKDSRASSGNISALAGDDDQNENSCDEISTNTNTQPRNANAQETVTENFVPPQTEVSGTMNKKQQSPKTAEEDADTKFLLSLLPQIKSLNERQNFEFRIEVMNLIYKHTQWRN, from the exons GGGGTCAACGAAGCGGATTTTCCATATTATGTGGTATTGATATAGTAATtgtacttataattaattattttatattagggGCGCCACTATCGGAGCTATATTACCCTAAGCTAAGTTATTTCGATATTTTGTTGAtacttgtattatttaattttacagttgATGAACTTCAAAAGAAATGGAAGCACTTAAGAGATTATTacgtaaaagaaaaaaaacaagataATACAAGAAGTGGAAGTGCAGCACCTAAGAAACGTAAAAACTCGTACTTTGAATTGCTGCGATTTTTGGATGTGGTGAAAGACTCTCGGGCGTCATCGGGGAACATAAGCGCTCTGGCAGGTGATGATGACCAAAATGAAAATTCTTGTGATGAAATATCAACTAATACAAACACTCAACCAAGAAATGCAAACGCACAAGAAACTGTAACTGAGAATTTTGTTCCACCTCAAACTGAAGTTTCAGGGA CAATGAATAAAAAGCAACAATCACCTAAAACAGCAGAAGAAGATGCCGATACGAAATTTTTACTTTCTTTACTTCCTCAAATTAAGAGCTTAAATGAAAGACAAAATTTTGAGTTCAGAATCGAAGTGATGAATTTGATTTATAAA CACACTCAATGGAGGAATTAG